One segment of Rhodanobacter thiooxydans DNA contains the following:
- a CDS encoding TonB-dependent receptor, translating into MKNKQLSRLSLPVAIAAILFCGAVMAQDTTSTQASQAPAKKSAAQQKADAAKAKTLEQVVVTGNTATGGLKKIDTSYSVTTASAEQIKMANPKSTADLLKISPGMWPESTGGQTGANIEIAGFPGGGDAPYFSTQLMGSPLYGMPTLSFFETTSIFRLDDTVDRVEILQGGPSVVFGDGQIGATANFMLKTGTDVPSGSVGVTYGNENLRRVDGFFGFPIAESWYGSVGGFWRTSDGVRDPQFAADKGGQLTATLSHDSDNGTMTLYARQLNDRNQFITPVPLLQHGTDQFSAYPGFDPLTDTYYSKAIQHVHLPGYPGGGTDANLANGRGTKFSFFGGNFDYDLGNGWNLSDKFLLDGGDVDTNALFSGNNPGSMNDMLYTNTSSMGAFNLPAGSATASYVNGGGMVDPNQSVIHQGWWYIHKHLKNISNDFRLSKDLFEGNTLTAGLYLTHYTMDDKWALGNQMLMTNTPNAQPIKVSYVDNGQTKYLTDGQGFLDYGGYNIAQHGSATNKAFYLSDVWRIGKWLIDASGRVENENATNNVCNLTNIDLDGNPNTLYDNSVPTCNGTYARTRYDKTHPSWTVGVNYELADNMSVYVRANKGAHFGDFDNALRGNTTGNTPPLQKVQNFEGGFKYQSDLFYADISVYHRQFNGLTYQPTNGQGVPVGAQALYGSDSKGVNLAGAVTPFENFKLQVVANYLDGHYTHNNSCFLFTDLVSGSTQCIGINGKQLQRQPKVRYMLTPSYRVPFDWGDITAFVTYTHVGPHTQDQSALQQLGSYDTWDFGIVANVQKSWQIRLQGTNMTNELGLTESNSRIFGSAAGTDGVILARPMEGREVNLTVKYLF; encoded by the coding sequence ATGAAGAACAAACAGTTGTCCAGACTGAGTCTTCCGGTGGCGATCGCCGCCATCCTGTTCTGCGGCGCCGTCATGGCCCAGGACACCACGTCGACACAGGCCAGCCAGGCGCCGGCGAAGAAGAGCGCGGCCCAGCAGAAGGCCGACGCCGCCAAGGCCAAGACCCTCGAACAGGTGGTGGTGACCGGCAACACCGCCACTGGTGGCCTGAAGAAGATCGACACGAGCTACTCGGTCACCACGGCCTCGGCCGAGCAGATCAAGATGGCCAACCCGAAGAGCACGGCGGACCTGCTGAAGATCTCGCCCGGCATGTGGCCGGAATCCACCGGCGGCCAGACCGGCGCCAACATCGAAATCGCCGGCTTCCCGGGCGGCGGCGACGCGCCTTATTTCAGCACCCAGTTGATGGGCTCACCGTTGTACGGCATGCCTACGCTATCGTTCTTCGAGACCACCTCGATCTTCCGCCTCGACGACACCGTCGACCGCGTGGAGATCCTGCAGGGCGGCCCGTCGGTGGTGTTCGGCGACGGCCAGATCGGCGCCACCGCGAACTTCATGCTGAAGACCGGCACCGACGTGCCCAGCGGCAGCGTCGGCGTCACCTACGGCAACGAGAACCTGCGTCGCGTGGACGGCTTCTTCGGCTTCCCGATCGCCGAGAGCTGGTACGGCAGCGTCGGCGGCTTCTGGCGCACCTCCGACGGCGTGCGCGACCCGCAGTTCGCCGCGGACAAGGGCGGCCAGCTCACCGCCACGCTGAGCCACGACAGCGACAACGGCACGATGACCCTGTACGCGCGCCAGCTCAATGACCGCAACCAGTTCATCACGCCGGTGCCGCTACTCCAGCACGGCACCGACCAGTTCAGCGCCTACCCCGGCTTCGACCCGCTGACCGATACCTACTACAGCAAGGCGATCCAGCACGTGCACCTGCCCGGCTACCCCGGCGGCGGCACCGACGCCAACCTGGCCAATGGCCGCGGCACCAAGTTCAGCTTCTTCGGCGGCAACTTCGACTACGACCTGGGCAACGGCTGGAACCTGTCGGACAAGTTCCTGCTCGACGGCGGCGACGTCGACACCAACGCGCTGTTCTCGGGCAACAACCCCGGCAGCATGAACGACATGCTGTACACCAATACCTCGAGCATGGGCGCCTTCAACCTGCCCGCCGGCTCGGCCACCGCCAGCTACGTGAACGGCGGCGGCATGGTCGACCCGAACCAGAGCGTGATCCACCAGGGCTGGTGGTACATCCACAAGCACCTGAAGAACATCAGCAACGACTTCCGCCTGAGCAAGGACCTCTTCGAGGGCAACACGCTCACCGCCGGCCTCTACCTGACCCACTACACCATGGACGACAAGTGGGCGCTGGGCAACCAGATGCTGATGACCAACACGCCCAACGCACAGCCGATCAAGGTCAGCTACGTCGACAACGGCCAGACCAAGTACCTCACCGACGGCCAGGGCTTCCTCGACTACGGCGGCTACAACATCGCCCAGCACGGCAGCGCCACCAACAAGGCGTTCTATCTGTCCGACGTGTGGCGCATCGGCAAGTGGCTGATCGACGCGTCCGGCCGCGTCGAGAACGAGAACGCCACCAACAACGTGTGCAACCTCACCAACATCGACCTCGACGGCAACCCGAACACGCTGTACGACAACAGCGTGCCGACGTGCAACGGCACCTACGCGAGAACCCGCTACGACAAGACCCACCCGTCGTGGACCGTCGGCGTGAACTACGAGCTGGCCGACAACATGAGCGTCTATGTCCGCGCCAACAAGGGCGCGCACTTCGGCGACTTCGACAACGCGCTGCGCGGCAACACCACCGGCAATACCCCGCCGCTGCAGAAGGTGCAGAACTTCGAGGGCGGCTTCAAGTACCAGTCCGACCTGTTCTACGCCGACATCAGCGTGTACCACCGCCAGTTCAACGGCCTGACCTACCAGCCCACCAACGGCCAGGGCGTGCCGGTCGGCGCGCAGGCGCTGTACGGCTCCGACTCCAAGGGCGTGAACCTCGCCGGCGCGGTCACGCCGTTCGAGAACTTCAAGCTGCAGGTGGTCGCCAACTATCTGGACGGCCACTACACGCACAACAACTCCTGTTTCCTGTTTACCGACCTCGTCAGCGGCTCCACCCAGTGCATCGGCATCAACGGCAAGCAGCTGCAGCGCCAGCCGAAGGTGCGCTACATGCTCACGCCGAGCTATCGCGTACCGTTCGACTGGGGCGACATTACCGCCTTCGTGACCTACACCCACGTCGGCCCGCACACCCAGGACCAGTCCGCCCTGCAACAGCTGGGTAGCTATGACACCTGGGACTTCGGCATCGTCGCCAACGTGCAGAAGAGCTGGCAGATCCGCCTGCAGGGCACCAACATGACCAACGAACTGGGCCTGACCGAGAGCAACTCGCGCATCTTCGGCTCCGCCGC
- a CDS encoding sensor histidine kinase, whose product MSSTAPLNAQRAAGTATIRHELTFLNVFRLVQALVYVGLAFSPPGLGWPKLATPDFARTVAMLYLVFALGALLFNRRSMPYARTVVATTLAVDIAAALLAIAAIHDARIGIAMMLAVNLSAGALILPLRLSSFFASLATLGMLGHTLFGTTGSPGDRDLLEAALFGLAYFATTTLCHVLGRQLRATEALAEQRSTDLANLAQVNELIIRRMKTGVLLVDDANRIHQINESAWMLMGNPGADQRDLGQLAPELSRRLYHWMTSGKLDETATQLADGVPEVVPRFTRLAPNDDSHVLIFLDDTSLLSRRAEELTLTSLGRLSASIAHEIRNPLAAIRYSAQLLAESTSMDSTDQRMVEIINNHCIRLNEIIENILQLSRRERSRPETLDLGHWAQAFVEEYCQGNDLGADSLRAIANGSTPVAAVADPQQLQQVVWNLVQNALRYGRLPGEPARVMVVTRQGEHGVPILEVIDRGPGIAPKVAAQIFEPFYTTHEYGTGLGLYLARQMSDANQAALEYVRVAGGGSCFRLVLTPPARSPAEAAETTQTAAR is encoded by the coding sequence ATGTCCAGCACAGCACCCTTGAACGCCCAGCGCGCCGCGGGCACGGCGACGATCCGCCACGAGCTGACGTTCCTCAACGTGTTCCGGCTGGTGCAGGCGCTGGTCTACGTCGGCCTGGCGTTCAGCCCGCCGGGTCTGGGCTGGCCCAAACTGGCCACGCCCGATTTCGCCCGCACCGTGGCCATGCTGTACCTGGTGTTCGCCCTGGGCGCCCTGCTGTTCAACCGGCGCAGCATGCCGTACGCGCGCACGGTGGTGGCAACCACCCTGGCGGTGGACATCGCCGCCGCCCTGCTGGCAATCGCCGCGATACACGATGCACGCATCGGCATTGCCATGATGCTGGCGGTGAACCTCAGCGCCGGCGCGCTGATCCTGCCGCTGCGGCTGTCCAGCTTCTTCGCCTCGCTGGCCACGCTGGGCATGCTCGGGCACACCCTGTTCGGCACCACCGGCAGCCCCGGCGACCGCGACCTGCTCGAGGCCGCGCTGTTCGGCCTGGCCTACTTCGCCACCACCACGCTGTGCCATGTGCTGGGCCGGCAGTTGCGCGCCACCGAGGCGCTGGCCGAGCAGCGCAGCACCGACCTGGCCAACCTGGCCCAGGTCAACGAGCTGATCATCCGCCGCATGAAGACCGGCGTGCTGCTGGTCGACGATGCCAACCGCATCCACCAGATCAACGAGTCGGCCTGGATGCTGATGGGCAACCCCGGCGCCGACCAGCGCGACCTCGGCCAGCTGGCGCCGGAACTGTCGCGCCGGCTGTACCACTGGATGACCTCGGGCAAGCTCGACGAGACCGCCACCCAGCTCGCCGACGGCGTGCCCGAGGTGGTGCCGCGCTTCACCAGGCTGGCACCGAACGACGACTCGCACGTGCTGATCTTCCTCGACGACACCTCGCTGCTGTCGCGTCGCGCGGAGGAGCTCACGCTGACCTCGCTGGGCCGGCTGTCGGCCTCGATCGCGCACGAGATCCGCAACCCGCTGGCGGCGATCCGCTATTCGGCGCAGCTGCTGGCCGAGTCGACCAGCATGGACAGCACCGACCAGCGCATGGTCGAGATCATCAACAACCACTGCATCCGGCTCAACGAGATCATCGAGAACATCCTGCAGCTGTCGCGGCGCGAACGCTCGCGGCCGGAAACGCTGGACCTGGGTCACTGGGCGCAGGCCTTCGTCGAGGAGTATTGCCAGGGCAACGACCTCGGCGCCGATTCGCTGCGCGCGATCGCCAACGGCAGCACCCCGGTGGCGGCGGTGGCCGACCCGCAGCAGTTGCAGCAGGTGGTGTGGAACCTGGTGCAGAACGCGCTGCGCTACGGCCGCCTGCCCGGCGAGCCGGCGCGGGTGATGGTGGTGACCCGGCAGGGCGAGCACGGCGTGCCGATCCTGGAAGTGATCGACCGCGGCCCCGGCATCGCGCCCAAGGTGGCCGCACAGATCTTCGAGCCGTTCTACACCACCCACGAATACGGCACCGGCCTGGGCCTGTACCTGGCCCGGCAGATGAGTGACGCCAACCAGGCGGCGCTGGAATACGTGCGCGTGGCCGGCGGCGGCAGCTGCTTCCGGCTGGTGCTGACGCCGCCGGCGCGCAGCCCGGCCGAAGCCGCCGAAACCACCCAGACCGCAGCCCGCTGA
- the pgmB gene encoding beta-phosphoglucomutase — translation MPDAQTMVDPWLLVRHGTDPAGFAQDESLFALANGTLGVRGNLEEADSASQASLLSGVWERTPIEYHERFPGFASHTDTRIPVADATPIRLRLGDTPVRLDQGEWLQFERNLDLRHGCYRRRLRWRSPQGATLEIEAERLVSLAEAGLLAIRYRVRSLDYHGPITLESSIATGRQATGQGDDPRIGTRLAGGLVSWATQADEGSAWVGQQTRHSGIRLACVQHHVHGAELTFRHARESADGVSQVYAGMLAPGQTVSLDKYVAYAFTAPFATDAAETLPARAEATLATAVALGYPALLERQTQVLAGFWAQADLAIAGDPATEQALRLNLFHLFQSSGRDGRSSTAAKGLTGEGYEGHYFWDAEAFMLPALVTLAPELARAMLAYRHRTLGHARRHARELNHLRGALYAWRTISGDECSAYFPGGSAQYHINAAVAWATRLYVDASGDQAFMLEGGAEIIFETARIWLQIGHFNPRRGGAFCIHEVTGPDEYTALVDNNHYTNRMAQRHLRDAAATAEWMALSHPAKYAALTTRIGLDADEPAQWRAAAQAMYLPVDAALGIFPQDDGFLDKPRLPAELATATDQRPLLLRMHPLTIYRHQVCKQADALLALMLAGEQVDVAAKRRNFDYYEGVTAHDSTLSASTFAVIAAEVGHADKAFHYFRDTLRVDLDDLHGNAAHGLHMAAMAGSWLALTWGYGGLRVHDGLPALAPRLPAAWKSYRFGLRWRGTHLRVEVDGDGVRYTLTEGSALTFLHDGLPQRLRAGQPLRLPCAGFAAPLPPLKAVVFDLDGVLADTAVLHRAAWQQLADEIGAPLDEATAGRMKGVDRRGSLDILLEQAPRCYSEAEKEAFAARKNAHYVELIERLGPQDLLPGARAAVESVRRAGLKTALASASRNAPQLLARLGIAALFDCVVDANRIARSKPDPEIFLAAARGLGLSSQECLGVEDAAAGIAALHAAGMTAVGIGRAQELDKADVLLPDIAAFDISRFIA, via the coding sequence ATGCCCGACGCGCAGACCATGGTCGATCCGTGGCTGCTGGTTCGCCACGGCACCGACCCGGCTGGCTTTGCCCAGGATGAGAGCCTGTTCGCCCTCGCCAACGGCACGCTCGGCGTGCGCGGCAACCTGGAAGAGGCTGACAGCGCCAGCCAGGCCAGCCTGTTGTCCGGGGTGTGGGAACGCACCCCGATCGAGTACCACGAACGCTTCCCCGGCTTCGCCAGCCACACCGACACGCGCATCCCGGTCGCCGACGCCACGCCCATCCGGCTGCGCCTGGGCGACACGCCGGTGCGGCTGGACCAGGGCGAATGGCTGCAGTTCGAGCGCAACCTCGACCTGCGCCACGGCTGCTACCGCCGCCGCCTGCGCTGGCGTTCGCCACAGGGCGCCACGCTGGAGATCGAGGCCGAGCGCCTGGTCAGTCTGGCCGAGGCCGGGCTGCTGGCGATCCGTTACCGCGTGCGCTCGCTCGACTACCACGGCCCGATCACGCTGGAATCATCGATCGCCACCGGTCGCCAGGCCACCGGCCAGGGCGACGACCCGCGCATCGGCACCCGCCTCGCCGGCGGCCTCGTCAGCTGGGCCACCCAGGCGGACGAGGGCTCGGCCTGGGTCGGCCAGCAGACCCGCCACAGCGGCATCCGGCTGGCCTGCGTGCAGCACCACGTGCACGGCGCGGAACTTACCTTCCGCCACGCGCGGGAGTCCGCGGACGGCGTGAGCCAGGTCTACGCCGGCATGCTCGCGCCGGGCCAGACGGTCAGCCTGGACAAGTACGTCGCCTACGCCTTCACCGCACCCTTTGCCACGGATGCCGCCGAGACCCTGCCGGCTCGCGCCGAGGCCACCCTGGCCACCGCGGTCGCGCTCGGCTACCCGGCCCTGCTCGAACGACAGACGCAAGTGCTCGCCGGCTTCTGGGCGCAGGCCGACCTCGCCATCGCGGGCGACCCGGCGACCGAGCAGGCGCTGCGCCTCAACCTGTTCCACCTGTTCCAGTCCAGCGGCCGCGACGGCCGCAGTAGCACCGCGGCCAAGGGGCTCACCGGCGAGGGCTACGAAGGTCACTACTTCTGGGACGCCGAAGCCTTCATGCTGCCGGCGCTGGTCACCCTGGCGCCGGAACTGGCGCGCGCCATGCTGGCGTACCGCCATCGCACGCTGGGCCACGCGCGCCGGCATGCGCGCGAACTCAACCACCTGCGCGGCGCGCTGTACGCCTGGCGCACGATCAGCGGCGACGAATGCTCCGCCTACTTCCCCGGCGGCTCGGCGCAATACCACATCAACGCCGCGGTGGCGTGGGCGACCCGCCTCTACGTCGACGCCAGCGGCGACCAGGCGTTCATGCTCGAAGGCGGCGCCGAGATAATCTTCGAGACGGCGCGGATCTGGCTGCAGATCGGCCACTTCAATCCGCGCCGCGGCGGCGCGTTCTGCATCCACGAGGTCACCGGCCCGGACGAGTACACCGCGCTGGTCGACAACAACCACTACACCAACCGCATGGCGCAGCGGCACCTGCGCGACGCCGCCGCCACTGCCGAATGGATGGCGCTGAGCCATCCGGCCAAGTATGCGGCGCTGACCACCCGCATCGGCCTCGACGCCGACGAGCCGGCGCAGTGGCGGGCCGCGGCGCAGGCGATGTACCTGCCGGTGGACGCCGCGCTGGGCATCTTCCCGCAGGACGACGGCTTCCTCGACAAGCCTCGGCTCCCCGCCGAACTAGCCACTGCGACGGACCAGCGCCCGCTGCTGCTGCGCATGCACCCACTCACCATCTACCGCCACCAGGTATGCAAGCAGGCCGATGCACTGCTGGCCCTGATGCTGGCCGGCGAGCAGGTCGACGTGGCCGCCAAGCGGCGCAACTTCGACTACTACGAAGGCGTCACCGCGCACGACTCGACCCTGTCCGCCTCCACCTTCGCGGTGATCGCGGCCGAGGTGGGCCATGCCGACAAGGCATTCCATTATTTCCGCGACACCCTGCGCGTCGACCTGGACGATCTGCACGGCAACGCGGCGCACGGCCTGCACATGGCGGCGATGGCCGGCAGCTGGCTGGCGCTGACCTGGGGCTACGGCGGCCTGCGCGTACACGACGGCCTGCCCGCGCTGGCGCCGCGGCTGCCGGCGGCCTGGAAAAGCTACCGCTTCGGCCTGCGCTGGCGCGGCACGCACCTGCGCGTCGAAGTCGACGGCGACGGCGTGCGCTACACGCTCACCGAAGGCAGCGCGCTCACCTTCCTGCACGACGGCCTGCCGCAACGCCTGCGTGCCGGCCAGCCGTTGCGCCTGCCGTGCGCGGGCTTCGCCGCACCGCTGCCGCCGTTGAAGGCAGTGGTCTTCGATCTCGACGGCGTGCTTGCCGACACCGCCGTGCTGCATCGCGCGGCATGGCAGCAGCTGGCCGACGAGATCGGCGCGCCGCTCGACGAAGCCACCGCCGGACGCATGAAGGGCGTGGACCGTCGCGGTTCGCTGGACATCCTGCTGGAACAGGCGCCGCGCTGCTACAGCGAGGCGGAGAAGGAGGCGTTCGCCGCACGCAAGAACGCCCATTACGTCGAGCTGATCGAACGCCTCGGCCCGCAGGACCTGCTGCCCGGCGCGCGCGCCGCCGTGGAGTCCGTGCGTCGCGCCGGGCTGAAGACCGCGCTGGCCTCGGCCAGCCGCAACGCGCCGCAGCTGCTGGCTCGGCTGGGCATCGCCGCGCTGTTCGACTGCGTGGTCGACGCCAACCGCATCGCCCGCTCCAAGCCCGATCCGGAGATCTTCCTGGCGGCGGCGCGCGGGCTGGGCCTGAGTTCGCAGGAATGCCTCGGCGTGGAAGACGCCGCGGCGGGCATCGCCGCCCTGCACGCGGCGGGCATGACGGCGGTCGGCATCGGCCGCGCGCAGGAGCTGGACAAGGCGGATGTGCTGCTGCCGGACATTGCCGCGTTCGACATCAGCCGTTTCATCGCGTGA
- a CDS encoding LacI family DNA-binding transcriptional regulator produces MADLAQLAGVSKITVSRALGDSPLVNPETRERIQALAREHGYKLNISARNLRLRRSHTVAVIVEMKPSTDRTMFDPYPLVLLGGISQELTAAGYSVLLTTRQGASAAAVQAADGLILLGQGAHQDAVRRFDKLRLPMVVWGAQSASDAHVVVGSDNRLGGAVVARHFIALGRRRPVFIGNPSHPEIFERLNGFLDALALRGIKPLLMRRDEFTVDSGMDAVRSLHERKVGFDAIFACNDLLAMGAIRATLDLGRSVPADVSVVGYDDMPLGASFLPPLSSVRQDWQEGGMLLARKVLALIEGEPAKSECLPVSLIVRST; encoded by the coding sequence ATGGCCGATCTGGCGCAACTGGCCGGGGTATCCAAGATCACCGTCTCGCGGGCGCTGGGCGACAGCCCGCTGGTTAATCCGGAAACCCGCGAGCGGATCCAGGCGCTGGCGCGCGAACACGGTTACAAGCTCAACATCAGTGCGCGCAACCTGCGCCTGCGCCGCAGCCACACGGTGGCGGTGATCGTGGAGATGAAGCCGTCCACCGATCGCACCATGTTCGACCCGTACCCGCTGGTGTTGCTGGGTGGTATCTCGCAGGAGCTGACCGCGGCCGGCTACAGCGTGCTGCTGACTACCCGCCAGGGCGCTAGCGCGGCGGCAGTGCAGGCCGCGGACGGGCTGATCCTGTTGGGCCAGGGCGCGCACCAGGACGCGGTGCGCCGGTTCGACAAGCTGCGCCTGCCGATGGTGGTGTGGGGTGCGCAGTCGGCCAGCGACGCGCACGTGGTGGTGGGCAGCGACAACCGCCTCGGCGGCGCGGTAGTGGCGCGGCACTTCATTGCGCTGGGCCGGCGCCGTCCGGTGTTTATCGGCAACCCCAGCCACCCGGAAATCTTCGAGCGCCTCAACGGTTTCCTCGACGCGTTGGCGCTGCGCGGGATCAAGCCGCTGCTGATGCGGCGCGACGAGTTCACGGTGGACTCGGGTATGGACGCGGTGCGCTCGCTGCATGAACGCAAGGTCGGCTTCGACGCGATCTTCGCCTGCAACGATCTGCTGGCGATGGGTGCGATCCGCGCCACGCTGGATCTGGGGCGTTCGGTGCCGGCCGATGTCTCGGTGGTGGGTTACGACGACATGCCGCTCGGCGCCAGCTTCCTGCCGCCACTGAGTTCGGTGCGGCAGGACTGGCAGGAAGGCGGCATGCTGCTGGCGCGCAAGGTGCTGGCGCTGATCGAGGGCGAGCCGGCCAAATCGGAATGTCTGCCGGTCAGCCTGATCGTGCGTTCGACCTGA